In Toxoplasma gondii ME49 chromosome X, whole genome shotgun sequence, a single genomic region encodes these proteins:
- a CDS encoding WD domain, G-beta repeat-containing protein (encoded by transcript TGME49_223262): protein MLGVKKSSQADDVHTCDIGLSATQNNNFVGLRKELDFGVQATSTSTETEAQTYLCIPVNACTQYTNEDIWTKGIFKDPENKTFANFFSSVGNLVEAALEQNETINIFGEDFANLGTDEFINSQTSGDGLKELLNFTDLSFSKSKIISCIQRVPGSDSLIAYACMENATFEERIERSGRVAQAHILVWHFEDIIMPKAVFSAPSDVTIFCFCVVENQLYIVAGLISGQLAVWKTDALADPAGKSATENQKMNQRQKHPRKPIVTSSIDFSHKRTVSDIRVLPSGTDFRKNLRPVFNPNNSSTYLITSSGDGNIMIWDVSAAVHSAHLDNFQWRPFLQAPLKKAESGVDLGCCHLVIPKVEPPELTTTFWASTEDGEVLFGDWAHSGEERKFDYVKTLLNETRTYRPTLSFAISPFFEDIFLAVTDMAFYIWMADCPSPIFSSPTSGVPYACGSWSPTRPSVIFLGRHDGSLEVWDLSEQCQAYSSVFVVGAAAVTCLSFHPSRAGHRPSLAHGRRVTRPLHGRKGDALRDLGDSVLSLLAAGDASGIVHVLSLPRTLSTQTPGEVGVVRAMFLREREVISYVIQRREAIEKELGLADLEDRVPRGSTQDSSAGNTRNRMRK, encoded by the exons ATGTTAGGGGTGAAAAAGTCGAGTCAAGCAGATGATGTTCATACGTGTG ATATCGGGTTATCTGCGACACAGAACAACAATTTCGTAGGCCTCAGAAAAGAACTCGACTTCGGCGTCCAGGCCACCTCAACCAGCACGGAAACAGAGGCACAGACATATCTGTGCATTCCTGTAAACGCGTGTACCCAGTATACCAACGAAGATATCTGG ACGAAGGGAATCTTCAAGGATCCGGAGAACAAAACATTTGCcaacttcttctccagtgtgGGAAATCT GGTTGAGGCGGCTTTGGAGCAGAACGAAACTATCAATATTTTTGGTGAAGATTTTGCAAACCTGGGAACAGACGAATTCATCAATTCCCAGACCAGCGGAGACGGCCTAAAGGAGTTGCTTAACTTCACGGATCTCTCCTTTTCAAAGTCGAAAATTATATCCTGCATCCAGCGGGTGCCGGG ATCAGATTCGCTCATAGCTTACGCATGCATGGAGAACGCCACCTTCGAGGAGAGAATCGAGCGTTCGGGACGCGTCGCTCAGGCGCATATCCTTGTGTGGCATTTTGAAGACATTATCATGCCTAAAGCTGTTTTCAGCGCCCCTTCG GATGTtacaattttctgcttttgcGTAGTGGAGAACCAGCTGTACATTGTCGCTGGATTGATTAGCGGACAG CTTGCGGTCTGGAAGACTGACGCCTTAGCGGATCCAGCCGGCAAAAGCGCGACTGAGAATCAGAAAA tGAACCAACGGCAGAAGCATCCGAGGAAACCGATCGTAACGTCGTCGATCGACTTCTCCCACAAGAGGACAGTCTCAGACATTCGCGTGCTACCATCTGGAACGGACTTTAGAAAAAATTTGCGGCCTGTGTTCAATCCGAACAACAGTAGCACGTATCTTATAACGTCATCCGGAGACGGAAATATCATGATCTGGGATGTCAGCGCAGCCGTACACTCTGCACACCTCGACAATTTCCAGTGGCGCCCGTTCCTACAGGCCCCCCTGAAAAAAGCAGAGTCTG GAGTGGATCTGGGATGCTGCCACCTAGTCATTCCGAAGGTAGAACCTCCCGAGTTGACTACGACTTTCTGGGCTTCCACG GAGGATGGCGAAGTTCTCTTTGGAGATTGGGCCCACTCTGGTGAGGAAAGAAAATTCGATTACGTCAAGACACTGTTGAAC GAAACCAGAACTTACAGGCCGACTTTGAGTTTCGCcatctctcctttcttcgaaGACATTTTCCTAGCGGTCACGGATATGGCATTCTACATTTGGATGGCAGACTGTCCCTCACCaattttttcttctccaac ATCAGGTGTTCCGTACGCCTGCGGCTCGTGGAGTCCGACACGCCCGTCGGTTATCTTTCTGGGCAGACACGATGGCAGCCTCGAGGTGTGGGACCTCTCTGAGCAGTGCCAAGCGTACAGTTCAGTTTTTGTAGTAGGCGCAGCTGCCGTCACTTGCCTCTCGTTCCACCCAAGCAGGGCAGGACACCGGCCCTCTCTGGCTCACGGCAGGCGCGTCACCCGGCCTCTTcacggaagaaaaggagacgctcTTCGCGACCTCGGCGACTCTGTTCTGTCGCTTTTAGCCGCAGGAGATGCATCTGGGATTGTTCATGTCCTCTCGCTTCCAAGAACTCTCTCGACCCAG ACACCAGGAGAAGTCGGCGTTGTCCGCGCAATGTTCTtaagagagagggaagtcATCTCATATGTCAtccagagacgagaggcgaTCGAGAAG GAACTGGGGCTGGCTGACCTTGAAGACCGTGTACCCCGCGGAAGCACCCAAGATAGCAGCGCCGGAAATACGAGGAATCGAATGAGAAAGTAG